A genome region from Methanobacterium subterraneum includes the following:
- the cfbD gene encoding Ni-sirohydrochlorin a,c-diamide reductive cyclase catalytic subunit — translation MHPRPSPIAASLYTLRDLNADVIILHGPHGCCFRTGRLLENDGVRVVTTAMSENDFIFGASAKLEETLHEVNELFHPQLVGVVGTCASMIIGEDMQDAVNNAGIPAKVLTVESHGGLSEGDNTEGAIAVLEAAEREGVISPEETERQSRMLKRATEIEKTRGMAQGKYIAPSYGDDKEEVASVLLEAFGKGYKIAIVLNSKKETSYLFADLLKIPFNQMYPENRPLVIANLDLETGLPRIQQHAQNITEELNDAGLEIDIITGGLDEYPVTGDKAGEYLEKEDYDLVVVAGVPHALPIEKLDIQSIAITDGPRLVEPLKKLGYNWVVTELDAHAKTLGTDKIIESDFGNVLRQIIDKPS, via the coding sequence TTGCATCCCAGACCCAGCCCCATTGCAGCATCCCTTTACACTCTCCGAGACTTGAACGCCGACGTTATCATCCTACACGGACCCCATGGCTGCTGCTTCCGTACGGGCCGTCTTCTGGAAAATGACGGAGTGAGGGTGGTAACCACTGCCATGTCAGAAAACGACTTCATATTCGGCGCATCCGCCAAACTGGAAGAAACATTACACGAAGTAAATGAACTATTCCATCCCCAGCTGGTGGGAGTAGTGGGAACCTGTGCCAGTATGATCATCGGTGAAGATATGCAGGACGCTGTTAACAATGCAGGAATCCCGGCCAAAGTACTGACTGTAGAGTCCCATGGTGGTTTAAGTGAAGGGGATAACACTGAGGGAGCCATAGCAGTTCTGGAAGCTGCTGAGCGTGAAGGAGTGATCTCTCCCGAGGAAACTGAAAGGCAGAGCAGGATGCTTAAAAGGGCCACTGAAATTGAAAAAACCAGAGGAATGGCCCAGGGTAAATATATCGCCCCATCGTACGGTGATGACAAAGAAGAAGTGGCCAGTGTACTATTGGAAGCCTTTGGAAAGGGATATAAAATTGCAATTGTGCTTAACTCCAAAAAAGAAACCTCTTACCTCTTTGCAGACCTTCTGAAAATCCCATTCAACCAGATGTACCCTGAAAACAGGCCCCTGGTCATTGCCAACCTGGACCTGGAAACTGGTCTTCCCCGTATACAGCAACACGCCCAGAATATTACCGAAGAACTGAATGATGCAGGATTGGAAATTGATATTATCACCGGTGGACTGGATGAGTACCCTGTAACTGGGGATAAGGCAGGTGAATATCTGGAAAAAGAAGACTATGATCTGGTGGTGGTGGCTGGAGTGCCCCATGCTCTGCCCATTGAAAAACTGGATATCCAATCAATTGCCATTACCGATGGCCCTCGCCTGGTGGAACCACTGAAAAAATTAGGATACAATTGGGTGGTTACTGAACTGGATGCCCATGCAAAAACACTTGGAACTGATAAAATAATTGAATCTGATTTTGGAAATGTTTTAAGACAAATAATTGATAAACCATCATGA
- a CDS encoding sugar phosphate nucleotidyltransferase: MTSTVGMILCGGFGKRLRPLTERVPKPLIEIKEDYTILDKQLFDFKNAGVNQVFLLTGFLSDKIRERFGDDYMGVKIEYVEEDKPLGTLNAIRLGMEAVGPGKQCVIRNGDVVADLNIKKMIESGEKSDHPLSIFITRMVSPYGIVEISGDRLVSFKEKPVLDYYINGGVYFSKGDIDFGDFDVGDIEKTVFPMYAKNNQLGYYQEDGLFWMAIDTSKELEEIRKEYQNREDKPWGYEKILINTEKYLTKELFIREGYQTSYHHHPQKDETMYILSGAGYIEFEDRKEYFGKNDTIRIKPLENHTIVAMENTVLHEISTPHPDDTVRVKDYYDIR, encoded by the coding sequence ATGACCAGTACAGTAGGTATGATACTCTGCGGAGGATTTGGAAAGAGATTACGACCACTCACCGAAAGGGTGCCCAAACCCCTCATTGAAATTAAAGAAGACTACACTATCCTGGATAAACAGCTTTTTGACTTTAAAAATGCAGGTGTTAACCAGGTTTTCCTCTTAACCGGTTTTTTAAGCGACAAAATACGGGAAAGATTCGGTGACGACTACATGGGCGTTAAAATAGAATACGTAGAGGAAGACAAACCCCTCGGAACTCTTAACGCCATAAGGTTGGGGATGGAAGCTGTTGGTCCGGGTAAACAATGTGTTATACGAAACGGTGACGTCGTCGCCGACTTAAACATTAAAAAAATGATTGAAAGTGGTGAAAAATCAGACCACCCTTTATCCATATTCATAACTCGTATGGTCTCCCCCTACGGCATAGTGGAAATCAGCGGTGATCGACTGGTATCTTTCAAGGAAAAACCAGTCCTGGACTATTACATTAACGGAGGAGTTTACTTCTCCAAAGGAGATATTGACTTCGGAGACTTTGATGTGGGAGACATTGAAAAAACCGTGTTCCCCATGTACGCCAAAAACAACCAGCTAGGCTACTACCAGGAAGACGGATTATTCTGGATGGCCATCGATACCTCCAAGGAACTGGAAGAAATTCGAAAAGAATATCAGAACCGGGAAGACAAACCCTGGGGATACGAGAAAATCCTGATAAACACCGAGAAATACCTGACCAAAGAATTATTCATCCGGGAAGGATACCAGACCTCCTACCACCACCACCCCCAGAAGGATGAAACTATGTACATCCTCAGTGGAGCCGGATACATAGAATTCGAGGACCGTAAAGAGTACTTTGGCAAAAACGACACCATCCGAATTAAACCACTTGAAAACCACACCATCGTGGCCATGGAAAACACAGTACTCCACGAAATATCCACACCACACCCTGACGACACCGTCCGTGTTAAGGACTACTACGACATCAGGTAA
- the hisH gene encoding imidazole glycerol phosphate synthase subunit HisH, with product MIAIIDYGSGNLKSIRNGFHRIGAQALVTNDKRELKKADVMILPGVGAFGTAMGNLKKYEDIIHQHIQEEKPFLGVCLGLQVLFSESEESPGVKGLDVFSGKVVRFPETLPAEGLKIPHMGWNNLNIKRESPLLEGIGSDYMYFVHSYHVHPDNEGVVVATVDYGVEVPAVVAQDNVFATQFHPEKSGEVGLEILKNFLKQAL from the coding sequence ATGATAGCTATTATTGACTACGGCAGCGGGAACCTGAAAAGCATTCGTAACGGATTCCACCGTATTGGTGCCCAGGCACTGGTAACTAATGATAAAAGGGAGTTAAAAAAGGCAGATGTAATGATCCTCCCTGGTGTGGGGGCCTTTGGAACTGCCATGGGAAACCTCAAAAAATACGAGGACATCATCCACCAGCACATCCAAGAGGAGAAACCATTTTTAGGCGTTTGTCTGGGTTTACAAGTGCTCTTCAGTGAGAGTGAGGAAAGTCCAGGAGTCAAGGGTTTGGATGTATTCTCCGGGAAAGTAGTACGCTTCCCTGAAACACTGCCTGCTGAAGGTCTTAAAATACCCCATATGGGCTGGAATAACCTCAATATAAAACGTGAATCTCCTTTACTGGAAGGTATAGGTAGTGATTACATGTACTTCGTCCACTCCTACCATGTGCACCCTGATAATGAGGGAGTGGTGGTGGCTACTGTAGATTACGGTGTGGAGGTACCCGCAGTGGTGGCCCAGGATAATGTATTCGCCACCCAGTTTCACCCTGAAAAAAGTGGAGAGGTAGGTCTAGAAATACTGAAAAACTTCCTTAAACAGGCTTTATAA
- a CDS encoding AIR synthase-related protein encodes MDIEGFARRALVDHSEESVQKSLQEKILEFKDINPVQAGQMAQAVLDEVKYTLKIEDHPDESLKNLIKYPKSGIGMGEMGVGSRGAGDFFVHRQIAEIVKSSHTNAFINPTAQDDGGVVKATAGADEVYITTAVDGIHSRLSEYPFLGGFHVARASMRDVCVMGSQPVALLSDLHLADDGEVAKLFDYTAGVCAVSELTGVPLVAGSTLRVGGDMVLGDRLVSAVGSVGISPHPPTARKRAEAGDVILLTEGSGGGTITTTALYHGLFDVVWETMDISFIQASEAILQDGLLPEVHAMTDVTNGGLRGDAHEISQTTGLGMAFWEDEIRALVNPKVLEMLESLDIDHLGVSVDSLMIVAPEDVASKVEKVVSSAGVRIGRIGEVDDTGIPRLLTDHGEEELKPLFREAAYTKIKKIVGDLQPEDFEEMKQKVERSALEAIAKKDEVVARIKERHEN; translated from the coding sequence GTGGATATAGAAGGTTTCGCCAGGCGTGCCCTGGTAGATCACAGCGAAGAATCTGTACAAAAAAGCCTCCAGGAAAAAATCCTGGAATTTAAAGACATCAACCCAGTACAAGCCGGCCAGATGGCACAGGCCGTGCTGGATGAAGTCAAATACACCCTGAAAATCGAAGACCATCCTGATGAATCACTTAAAAACCTTATAAAATATCCTAAATCAGGAATCGGAATGGGCGAAATGGGTGTGGGTTCCCGTGGAGCAGGAGACTTCTTCGTACACCGTCAAATCGCTGAAATCGTTAAAAGCAGCCACACCAACGCCTTCATCAACCCCACAGCCCAGGATGACGGAGGAGTGGTTAAAGCAACAGCCGGAGCCGATGAAGTATACATCACCACAGCAGTGGATGGAATACACTCCCGGCTAAGCGAATACCCCTTCCTGGGAGGTTTCCATGTGGCCCGAGCCTCCATGCGGGATGTCTGCGTCATGGGATCCCAACCAGTGGCACTACTGAGCGACCTCCACCTGGCAGATGATGGAGAGGTGGCTAAACTCTTCGACTACACCGCCGGAGTATGCGCTGTTTCCGAACTCACCGGAGTTCCCCTGGTAGCAGGCAGCACACTACGTGTGGGTGGAGACATGGTCTTAGGAGACAGGCTGGTCAGTGCCGTGGGCTCAGTGGGAATATCCCCCCATCCCCCCACTGCCCGTAAACGGGCCGAAGCCGGGGATGTGATCCTCCTAACTGAAGGATCAGGCGGAGGAACCATAACCACCACTGCCCTCTACCACGGCCTCTTTGACGTGGTGTGGGAGACCATGGACATCAGCTTCATCCAGGCCTCCGAGGCCATACTGCAGGATGGCCTACTTCCAGAAGTCCATGCCATGACCGATGTGACCAACGGAGGACTCCGTGGCGATGCCCACGAGATATCCCAGACCACCGGCCTGGGAATGGCCTTCTGGGAGGATGAAATCAGGGCCCTGGTAAACCCCAAGGTACTGGAGATGCTGGAAAGCCTGGACATCGACCACTTGGGTGTTTCCGTGGATTCACTCATGATCGTGGCCCCGGAAGATGTGGCCAGCAAGGTGGAAAAGGTAGTTTCCAGTGCCGGAGTTCGGATTGGTAGGATCGGGGAAGTTGATGATACTGGAATCCCCCGCCTACTAACCGACCATGGTGAAGAGGAACTCAAACCCCTCTTCCGAGAGGCAGCCTACACCAAGATTAAAAAGATCGTTGGCGACTTGCAACCTGAAGACTTCGAGGAAATGAAGCAGAAAGTGGAAAGATCAGCACTGGAAGCCATTGCCAAGAAGGATGAAGTGGTAGCCCGTATAAAGGAAAGGCACGAGAATTAA
- a CDS encoding phosphatase PAP2 family protein has protein sequence MVINYVLLYGGDWLWFSGLSILFVSILPIITSTLWIKRKELEVDMPQREDRIYPLLMVILSYIIGVMVLYTLGAPTLITTLMICYLNNTVVVLLFSLYWKISLHAMGMTGPATAIIYLFGWTGLIFSLLVPLVLWSRLHLKRHTPAQLIVGTVLGYLLTAAQIYLLMGL, from the coding sequence TTGGTTATTAACTACGTCCTACTTTATGGAGGTGACTGGTTATGGTTTTCAGGCCTTAGTATCTTATTTGTGAGCATTCTACCCATTATTACCAGTACATTATGGATAAAAAGGAAAGAACTGGAAGTGGATATGCCACAGAGGGAGGACCGGATTTACCCCCTTTTAATGGTGATCCTATCCTACATCATAGGGGTGATGGTTCTATACACTCTTGGAGCACCCACACTAATCACCACTTTAATGATCTGCTACCTTAACAACACCGTAGTCGTGCTCTTGTTCAGTCTTTACTGGAAGATCAGCCTACACGCCATGGGCATGACTGGTCCGGCAACTGCAATCATCTATCTTTTCGGATGGACCGGGCTTATCTTCAGTTTACTGGTGCCCCTGGTTCTTTGGAGTAGATTACACCTTAAAAGACACACCCCGGCACAGTTAATTGTAGGAACGGTGCTGGGTTACTTGTTAACAGCAGCCCAGATTTACCTGTTAATGGGATTATAG
- a CDS encoding HIT family protein, whose protein sequence is MECEYFEKLKDHQFGELLAETDHWLIILAPDQRNLGTCVVALKRDETELSGLKDSEWDDLARVVKKLESAIRKAFNPTHFNWGCLMNSSYREDPPCPHLHWHFIPRYQEPVEFRGERFDDPCFGMSTMHDRRKMVPLSDEFKNAIKIKILENLEI, encoded by the coding sequence ATGGAATGTGAGTATTTTGAAAAATTAAAGGATCATCAGTTTGGTGAATTACTGGCTGAGACTGATCACTGGCTAATTATCTTGGCCCCAGACCAGAGGAACCTGGGAACCTGTGTTGTAGCCCTTAAAAGGGATGAAACTGAGCTTTCTGGTTTGAAGGATAGTGAATGGGATGATTTGGCCAGAGTGGTTAAGAAATTGGAGTCCGCTATTAGGAAAGCCTTTAATCCCACCCATTTCAATTGGGGTTGTTTGATGAACTCCTCCTACCGGGAGGATCCTCCCTGCCCCCACCTGCACTGGCATTTCATCCCCCGTTACCAGGAGCCAGTTGAATTTAGGGGAGAAAGATTTGATGATCCCTGTTTCGGCATGAGCACCATGCATGACCGTAGGAAAATGGTTCCCCTTTCCGATGAATTTAAAAATGCTATAAAAATTAAAATTCTGGAAAATCTGGAGATATGA
- a CDS encoding helix-turn-helix domain-containing protein, producing the protein MNRKPTINKDFTSVEELQIRIKKLEQDVKVLNKLYFINDIYHDVSITESCKKLGITRVTGHNWLNQWNEGGYDSLDRKSGSGGQSKLTPEQKKELSEIIIDNKIYSSKQVLELIKEKFNVEYSIRQVERILRDLKFGYGKPYTIYSKMPEDAEESLKKNFKE; encoded by the coding sequence ATGAATAGAAAGCCAACTATAAATAAGGATTTTACGAGTGTTGAAGAGCTTCAAATTAGAATAAAGAAGTTGGAACAGGATGTAAAAGTTTTAAACAAGTTGTATTTCATAAATGATATTTATCATGATGTTTCTATCACAGAATCTTGTAAAAAACTGGGAATTACAAGAGTTACTGGGCATAATTGGTTAAATCAATGGAATGAAGGTGGATATGATTCTTTAGACAGAAAATCTGGTAGTGGGGGTCAATCGAAACTTACTCCTGAGCAAAAAAAAGAATTATCTGAAATTATCATTGATAATAAGATTTATAGCTCTAAACAGGTTTTAGAATTAATAAAAGAAAAATTTAATGTTGAATACAGTATTAGACAGGTGGAAAGAATTTTAAGAGATTTAAAATTTGGATATGGTAAACCTTATACGATATATTCAAAAATGCCAGAAGATGCTGAAGAATCACTTAAAAAAAACTTCAAGGAATAA
- a CDS encoding transposase, whose protein sequence is MNSILNNINIDETHLKTLLEADFHDKTEFKHIIDDFFTPQKDLNIEQIKKKMRIILENENKKNQRIIDKLQRENIVKNLENSEIISQLKKETKIVIILDNYPVHKAQLAKKACEILNIQLILLPPYSPKLNPIEQVWRIIKRELSKIYIKDETFLIQKFKSYYNEIVGNETLYEGWIKKIIKTNC, encoded by the coding sequence TTGAATTCCATTTTAAATAATATTAACATTGATGAAACACATCTAAAAACGCTTTTAGAAGCAGATTTCCATGATAAAACTGAATTTAAACATATTATTGACGATTTTTTCACACCTCAAAAAGATTTAAATATCGAACAAATCAAGAAAAAAATGAGGATTATCTTAGAAAATGAAAATAAAAAGAATCAAAGAATAATTGACAAATTACAAAGGGAAAATATTGTTAAAAATTTAGAAAACTCTGAAATTATAAGTCAATTAAAAAAAGAAACAAAAATTGTAATAATTTTAGACAATTATCCAGTTCATAAAGCACAATTAGCTAAAAAAGCTTGTGAAATCCTTAATATCCAATTAATACTTTTACCCCCATATTCTCCAAAACTAAATCCTATAGAACAAGTTTGGAGAATAATAAAACGTGAACTGTCTAAAATCTATATAAAAGATGAAACATTCTTAATTCAAAAATTTAAATCTTACTACAATGAAATAGTCGGAAATGAAACATTATACGAAGGATGGATAAAAAAAATTATAAAAACAAATTGTTAA
- a CDS encoding transposase yields MKDRSLACELSVPDDDKALQVFRCIRWSDGVYCPKCKSFEVYNRGYLNKTHIKRYSCKTCGKNFTDFTGTIFSNKKLPLGDMFYIILNLDKKSIKRLADESGHKWDSVYRLAQEFRECLVDEAKDPVLSGEIEFDEMYQSAGTKGLKKTSEN; encoded by the coding sequence ATGAAAGATCGAAGTTTAGCATGCGAGTTGTCGGTTCCGGACGATGATAAAGCTTTACAGGTTTTCAGATGCATAAGATGGTCTGATGGGGTTTATTGTCCGAAATGCAAGTCTTTTGAAGTGTACAATCGCGGATATTTGAATAAAACTCACATTAAGCGATATTCTTGTAAGACTTGCGGGAAAAATTTCACTGACTTTACTGGAACCATTTTTTCCAACAAAAAATTACCTCTGGGTGATATGTTCTACATAATCCTGAACTTAGATAAAAAAAGCATTAAACGTTTAGCTGATGAATCAGGACATAAATGGGACAGCGTTTATAGATTAGCTCAGGAGTTCAGGGAATGTTTGGTTGATGAAGCCAAAGATCCAGTTTTGTCAGGGGAAATTGAATTTGATGAAATGTACCAATCAGCAGGCACCAAAGGTTTAAAAAAAACATCCGAGAACTAG
- a CDS encoding CBS domain-containing protein — MLTTVQKEILQVLIDLYSKSNYMPIKGENIAAIMKRNPGTIRNQMQSLRSMGIVKGVPGPRGGYKPTIEAYHALNISAADEEETVPLFKKDKQVENLTVTKIEFTSLPQPGECEATIKVMGDIKQLDLGDKIRVGPSPVNKLVVNGIIVGRDDMDGVLLLDVRDIRSIPHKSVMEIASQDLITLEPHMDIKEAAWILSNNGIDGAPVIENDTVIGILTLIDITKAIANEEKDLKITNLMSKYIITVKQDVMISEAIQIMNKNKIGRLIITDEKDKPIGILTKTDILNQIAGLKYLTS; from the coding sequence TTGCTCACAACCGTCCAAAAAGAAATATTGCAAGTTTTGATTGATCTATATAGCAAATCTAATTATATGCCCATTAAAGGAGAGAATATAGCCGCGATTATGAAGCGGAATCCTGGGACCATAAGAAATCAAATGCAATCCTTAAGAAGTATGGGGATCGTGAAAGGTGTTCCTGGACCTAGAGGAGGGTATAAGCCAACAATAGAGGCATATCATGCGTTAAATATCAGTGCTGCTGATGAAGAAGAAACTGTACCTTTGTTTAAAAAAGATAAACAGGTGGAAAACTTAACTGTAACCAAAATTGAATTCACCAGCCTCCCCCAACCAGGAGAGTGTGAAGCAACCATAAAGGTCATGGGAGATATCAAACAACTTGATCTGGGAGATAAAATAAGAGTTGGACCCAGTCCTGTGAATAAACTTGTGGTAAATGGGATTATTGTTGGAAGAGATGATATGGATGGTGTTTTGCTCCTGGATGTTAGGGATATACGAAGCATCCCCCATAAATCAGTGATGGAAATAGCCAGCCAGGATCTTATAACTCTGGAACCCCATATGGATATAAAAGAAGCAGCATGGATACTATCTAACAATGGAATAGACGGAGCCCCGGTAATTGAAAATGATACAGTTATAGGAATACTAACTCTCATTGACATTACCAAAGCCATTGCCAATGAAGAAAAGGATCTTAAAATAACCAATCTGATGTCTAAATATATAATAACCGTTAAACAGGATGTTATGATATCAGAAGCCATTCAGATTATGAATAAAAACAAAATTGGACGTCTCATCATTACTGATGAAAAGGACAAACCCATTGGAATTTTAACCAAAACCGATATTTTAAACCAGATAGCTGGTTTGAAATATTTAACTTCTTAA
- a CDS encoding formate--phosphoribosylaminoimidazolecarboxamide ligase: MSKIDRQEILDVLDGYDKEDITIATLGSHSSLHMFQGAKAEGFKTAVVCEKGREVPYKRFNVADEYIMVDKFSDIINDEVQDELRDLNSIVFPHGSFVAYAGLDNIETIFNVPMFGNRDILRWEAERDLERKLMTESGVRIPKKITNPSKIDGTVMVKFPGARGGRGYFVANSTEEFDQKIEAMLERKWIEDEDIKEAHIEEYVLGCNYCIHYFFSGLKDEVELLGIDSRYESTIDGLTRVPAKDQLDIGADPSYVITGNHPVVMRESLLPQVFDIGDKITEGAKGLVPPGFNGPFCMQTLVNDDLEVVVFEMSARSDGGTNTFMNGSSYSYLYYGEPLSMGRRMALEIKKGIADDRLEEIIT; encoded by the coding sequence ATGAGTAAAATAGACCGGCAGGAAATTCTGGATGTTTTGGATGGGTATGATAAGGAAGACATAACTATTGCAACTTTAGGAAGTCATTCCTCCCTGCATATGTTTCAGGGAGCAAAAGCAGAGGGATTCAAGACGGCAGTAGTATGTGAAAAAGGACGGGAAGTTCCATACAAAAGATTTAATGTTGCTGATGAATACATTATGGTTGACAAATTTAGTGACATAATTAATGATGAAGTCCAGGACGAGTTAAGGGATTTAAATAGTATAGTATTCCCCCACGGATCTTTCGTGGCCTATGCTGGACTAGACAATATTGAAACTATTTTTAACGTCCCCATGTTTGGAAACAGGGACATTCTACGATGGGAAGCTGAAAGGGATCTGGAAAGAAAATTGATGACCGAGTCCGGAGTTAGAATTCCTAAAAAGATAACCAACCCTTCAAAAATCGATGGCACCGTTATGGTAAAATTCCCCGGAGCAAGAGGAGGGCGAGGATACTTCGTTGCCAACTCAACTGAGGAATTCGACCAGAAAATTGAGGCCATGCTGGAAAGAAAATGGATCGAAGACGAAGATATAAAAGAGGCACACATTGAAGAATACGTTTTAGGATGTAACTACTGTATTCATTACTTCTTCTCAGGATTAAAAGATGAAGTGGAACTTTTAGGAATTGATAGCAGATATGAATCTACCATAGATGGTTTAACCAGAGTACCTGCCAAAGACCAGCTAGATATAGGTGCAGATCCATCCTACGTGATAACTGGTAACCATCCCGTAGTTATGAGAGAATCTTTACTGCCACAGGTATTTGATATTGGTGACAAGATCACCGAAGGTGCTAAAGGATTAGTACCACCAGGATTTAACGGTCCTTTCTGCATGCAAACTCTGGTTAATGATGACCTTGAAGTAGTAGTATTTGAAATGAGTGCCCGTTCCGACGGTGGAACCAACACCTTTATGAACGGATCTTCCTACAGCTACCTCTATTATGGAGAACCATTAAGTATGGGACGCAGAATGGCGCTAGAAATCAAAAAGGGTATTGCCGATGACCGGTTAGAAGAGATCATAACCTGA
- a CDS encoding prenyltransferase/squalene oxidase repeat-containing protein, with protein sequence MDDEPQNKENTIKWIENLQEGRQYGTRGIFYRVNILDSFKRNPNFPQKYINKFLERYRTSNLEIIYLMTNVLRIVGIELPKYIIECVLAFQNEDGGFGRYRSDIMSTYYALETLNLINPDLITSQDKIMDFAANCQTDEGIFAYTPLSYPPYIESIYAGIRIYEILAYPLDHWSNRDEVLNFVLKLQNADGGFRRSYFIGISELEYVYRALYILKSLHYF encoded by the coding sequence GTGGATGACGAACCTCAAAATAAGGAAAATACAATTAAATGGATAGAAAACTTACAAGAAGGAAGACAATACGGTACCCGGGGAATTTTTTACAGGGTAAACATTCTGGATTCATTTAAAAGAAATCCAAATTTTCCTCAAAAATATATTAATAAATTTTTAGAGCGATACAGGACTTCTAATCTGGAAATAATTTATTTGATGACTAATGTCCTGAGAATTGTGGGGATTGAATTACCAAAATATATTATTGAATGTGTATTGGCTTTCCAAAATGAGGATGGGGGATTTGGGAGATATAGATCTGATATAATGTCGACCTATTATGCTCTGGAAACGTTGAACCTCATTAACCCTGATTTAATAACTTCACAAGATAAGATAATGGATTTCGCTGCGAATTGCCAGACTGATGAAGGGATTTTTGCTTACACGCCCTTAAGTTACCCTCCCTATATTGAAAGCATATATGCGGGGATCAGAATCTATGAAATCCTTGCTTATCCTCTCGATCACTGGTCAAACCGTGATGAAGTCCTTAATTTTGTATTAAAACTTCAAAATGCAGATGGAGGGTTCAGGAGATCATACTTTATCGGGATATCAGAGCTTGAATATGTTTACCGGGCTTTGTATATTCTAAAAAGCTTACATTACTTCTGA
- a CDS encoding inorganic diphosphatase, which translates to MNLWKDIKPGPNAPEVVYAVIEIPKGSRNKYEYDKDKEAFALDRVLSSPFFYPGEYGIIPQTLYDDGDPMDILVIMDQPTFPGCVIESRPIGLLKMIDGGEQDDKILAVPVDDPKSNHIKTIDDLPESLLNEIVHFFQEYKRLEGKTTEVLGWEDYKEALKVVEHSIMLYKE; encoded by the coding sequence ATGAATTTGTGGAAAGATATTAAACCAGGACCCAATGCACCTGAAGTGGTGTACGCAGTAATTGAGATACCCAAGGGTTCACGGAACAAATATGAATATGACAAGGATAAAGAGGCTTTTGCTCTGGACAGGGTTCTGTCATCACCATTCTTTTATCCTGGAGAGTACGGTATAATCCCTCAAACTCTCTATGATGATGGGGATCCCATGGATATACTGGTAATTATGGATCAACCAACCTTTCCGGGATGTGTAATTGAAAGCCGGCCAATTGGACTCCTAAAAATGATCGATGGTGGGGAACAGGATGACAAGATATTGGCAGTACCTGTGGATGACCCTAAATCCAATCACATAAAAACCATCGACGACCTTCCAGAATCACTCCTTAACGAGATTGTTCACTTCTTCCAGGAATACAAACGACTTGAAGGAAAAACCACTGAAGTATTAGGCTGGGAAGATTACAAAGAAGCATTGAAGGTAGTCGAACATTCAATTATGCTTTATAAAGAATAA